In Bacillus cereus ATCC 14579, a single window of DNA contains:
- a CDS encoding cysteine hydrolase family protein produces MTNQIALIIIDVQKAFQLPDWGERNNIFAEENMRILLEEWRKRERPVFHIQHVNKENAQSMFYERAETVNFKEEVQPLLGEVVIQKFVNSAFIGANLEEQLRKNKCNAVVVVGLTTNHCVETTTRMAGNLGFTTYLVSDATATFNRKGLDGKEYSAEDIHNMTLVNLHEEFATIVTTKEVLKLF; encoded by the coding sequence ATGACAAATCAAATAGCACTTATCATAATCGATGTACAAAAGGCATTTCAATTACCAGATTGGGGCGAGAGAAATAATATTTTTGCTGAAGAAAACATGAGAATTTTGTTAGAAGAATGGAGAAAAAGGGAACGACCAGTTTTTCATATTCAACATGTAAATAAAGAAAATGCTCAGTCAATGTTTTATGAGAGAGCGGAAACGGTAAACTTTAAAGAAGAAGTGCAACCACTACTTGGTGAAGTGGTTATTCAGAAATTCGTTAACAGCGCGTTCATTGGGGCAAATTTAGAAGAGCAATTAAGAAAGAACAAATGTAATGCAGTAGTGGTTGTAGGATTAACGACAAATCATTGCGTGGAAACTACGACACGAATGGCAGGGAATTTAGGATTTACAACATATTTAGTGAGTGATGCAACGGCTACGTTTAACCGTAAAGGTTTAGATGGTAAGGAGTATAGTGCAGAGGATATTCACAATATGACACTTGTAAATTTACATGAAGAGTTTGCTACGATTGTGACGACAAAAGAAGTATTAAAATTATTTTAA
- a CDS encoding Lrp/AsnC family transcriptional regulator, with protein MQLDRVDRKILNELYNDSRLSMRELAKRVNLSAPSTSERVRKLESEGVIQKYTIDIDYKKAGLVLDCILEITLKNGDTTRMQQFIQSYPSASFCYRVTGSLCYIVKISVPSLVELEEFINDVSSYATTVSHIVLSEVSLTPDIEHIFPED; from the coding sequence ATGCAATTAGACCGTGTTGATCGAAAAATTTTAAATGAATTATATAATGATAGTCGCCTTTCGATGCGTGAATTGGCGAAACGAGTAAACTTATCTGCTCCGTCTACTTCAGAACGTGTTCGTAAGCTCGAAAGCGAAGGTGTTATTCAAAAATACACAATCGATATTGATTATAAAAAGGCAGGACTCGTTTTAGATTGTATTTTAGAAATCACTTTAAAAAATGGTGATACAACACGTATGCAACAATTTATTCAGTCTTATCCATCTGCAAGTTTTTGTTACCGAGTAACAGGAAGCTTATGCTACATTGTAAAAATTTCTGTTCCTTCACTCGTTGAACTTGAAGAATTTATCAATGATGTTTCTTCATATGCAACGACAGTTTCTCATATCGTATTATCAGAAGTATCTCTTACTCCTGATATTGAACATATCTTCCCAGAAGATTAA
- a CDS encoding carboxymuconolactone decarboxylase family protein, with product MERISLSNVGDTKFQKLLGHNSDILHSWSTLEDTLYNTGTLSAELKEQVRRTLAYGNECPYCMAKGRPDDVQKAEEIGVAVTFAHTFVHDRKAIDDTMFHVLKQYWTEKEIVELCAYVCFITASQQLGFLFQLQPN from the coding sequence ATGGAGAGAATTTCATTATCAAATGTAGGAGATACAAAGTTTCAAAAGTTATTAGGGCATAATTCGGATATATTACATTCGTGGAGTACGTTAGAAGATACACTGTACAATACAGGAACTCTTTCAGCAGAGTTGAAGGAGCAAGTGAGAAGAACATTAGCGTATGGGAATGAATGTCCGTACTGTATGGCAAAGGGAAGACCTGATGATGTGCAAAAGGCAGAGGAGATTGGTGTAGCTGTTACTTTTGCGCATACATTTGTTCATGACCGAAAAGCAATAGATGATACTATGTTTCACGTATTAAAACAATATTGGACAGAAAAAGAAATTGTAGAGCTTTGCGCCTATGTTTGCTTTATTACTGCGTCACAACAACTTGGTTTTCTATTTCAATTACAGCCAAATTAA
- a CDS encoding DUF3913 family protein, whose product MKIWFYEKTAQLDDLLGIWDNVPTIPRIGEKVEILKTVRTVTDIKYVKNGNNFRVEIITN is encoded by the coding sequence TTGAAAATCTGGTTTTATGAAAAAACGGCACAATTAGATGACTTGCTTGGTATTTGGGACAATGTTCCAACCATCCCGCGAATTGGTGAAAAAGTGGAGATTTTAAAGACGGTCCGCACTGTTACAGATATTAAATATGTAAAGAACGGTAATAATTTTCGAGTAGAAATTATTACAAATTAA